A genomic window from Sorex araneus isolate mSorAra2 chromosome 2, mSorAra2.pri, whole genome shotgun sequence includes:
- the LOC101554866 gene encoding olfactory receptor 7A10-like, whose amino-acid sequence MERKNNSQALEFILREFSAEPETQPLLFVIFLSMYLTTVLGNLLIILAVSFDPHLHTPMYFFLSNLSFVDICFTSTTVPKVLVNIQTQSKAITYAGCITQMYFFADFTTLDALLLTAMAYDRFVAICHPLHYITTMNPRLCVQMVLGSWILSNLNSLLHSLMMLRLSFCTDLEIPNFFCDLKQLLQLACSDNLYNNVAMYFASLLLGGSSLLGILYSYSKIFSSVHRIASAQGRYKAFSTCTSHLSVVSLFYCTCLSIYLSSATSHSSHSSAIASVMYTVVTPMLNPFIYSLRNKDIKRALGTFLMVGTTKC is encoded by the coding sequence atggaaagaaaaaacaattcacAAGCTTTGGAATTTATTCTTCGTGAGTTCTCAGCAGAGCCAGAAACGCAGCCGCTcctatttgtgatttttctttcgATGTACCTGACCActgtgctggggaacctgctcatcatcctggccgtcagcttcgacccccacctccacacgcccatgtacttcttcctgtccaacctgtccttcgtggacatctgcttcacctccaccaccgtcCCCAAGGTGCTGGTGAACATCCAGACGCAGAGCAAAGCCATCACCTATGCAGGCTGCATCACCCAGATGTATTTTTTTGCAGACTTTACAACTTTGGATGCCTTGCTCTTAACCGCAATGGCCTATGatcgctttgtggccatctgccaccccctgcattACATAACCACCATGAACCCCCGGCTCTGTGTGCAGATGGTTCTGGGGTCTTGGATCCTAAGCAACCTGAATTCACTGCTACACAGCTTAATGATGCTGCGATTGTCCTTCTGCACAGACTTGGAAATCCCCAACTTCTTCTGTGATCTCAAACAGTTGCTGCAACTTGCCTGCTCCGACAACTTATATAATAATGTGGCGATGTACTTCGCGTCTCTTCTCCTGGGCGGTAGTTCCCTGCTGGGGATCCTTTACTCTTACTCTAAGATATTTTCCTCTGTACATCGAATCGCATCAGCTCAGGGCAGGTATAAAGCGTTTTCCACCTGTACATCCCACCTCTCCGTGGTCTCCTTATTCTATTGTACGTGCCTTAGCATCTACTTGAGCTCTGCCACTTCCCACAGTTCTCACTCCAGTGCCATCGCCTCGGTGATGTAcacggtggtcacccccatgctgaaccccttcatctacagcctcaggaACAAAGACATCAAGAGGGCTTTGGGAACGTTCCTTATGGTGGGGACTACAAAATGTTGA